TACCATCGCTTACCATACCTAAGGAAGTTACCCACGGCGGCATAACCTATACGGTAACGGGCATAGAGCGCCCCAACCTTTGGGGAACTACGCTGCAAAGCGTAACGGTCGCATCCGATAACACCTACCTTTTGGCCGAAAACGGCGTTATCTTTAACAAAGATAAAACCGTACTGTTAGGCTATCTGCCGGGTAAACCGGATGTTTTTTACACCGTTCCTGCAAGCGTAACAGAACTGGGAGAGGGCTCTTTTTCCCAAGTTGCCGCACTGACATCCCTTACACTGCCTGACGGCTTAAAAACTATTGGAGATAAGGCGGTTTGGAACTGCGAAAACCTTGTTGTGCTTAACCTGCCGTCTTCGCTGAAATCTATCGGCTGGCGTTCGCTGGGGTTTATAAAGGTTAGCTCAATGGTTGTGCCGGAAAACATAACGCAGCTTTGGGACTTATTTCTTTCCTATTGTCCTGAATTGACGTCGGTCGAGCTCCCCTCAACGCTTACCGAAATGAGGGGGGATGTCCTTGTGTACGATCCTAAACTGAAGGCGGTAACGTGCAAAGCGGTACATCCGCCGGTCATTGACGGCAACGCGTTTAAAAATACTCCCATCGATTCCGCAACGCTCCGCGTCCCCGCCGGCTCCAAAGCACTCTACCAAGCCGCAGAAGGCTGGAAAGACTTCGGCACGATTGTGGAGTATTGACGGTGCCGTCCTAAACGGCATACGGCGAGGGTTTGAAAACGGCTGAAAATCCGCAAGCGGATTTTCAGCCGCGAGTTTTGACGACGTGCAAACTTCTTGAAGAATACAGCTGCTTTGTGGAAGAAGTGAGGAAGAAAACCCGACTCGGCAGCGAAGCCGGATTTCCCGCACCCTGATCCGGAATTGCGGAAAGTATAAACGGACAAGCGAAACAGCGTTGAGTTAATTACTTGAATCGGACAAACGGATCCATGCACTCAGCTCTTCACAAAATTCCTTCGGGTGCAGCGTAAAAAATTCCGCGTGATTCATTCCCGCGTTTTCGACAATCTGCACATGCGGGAACGCTTTACGGATATACGCGATGTCCCATTCCCGCGCTTTTTTTTCATCGGAGCCGTACCAATACGCTATCCGGCAGTTGACGGGCGGAACGGGATCCGGCATGGAATAATTATTGCAGGAATAGAACGAGCGCCAAATTGTTTTCGCGCTCATGCCGTTCATGGCGGTCTTGATGTATTTGAGATCCTCTTCCGTATATTTTTCCGGGTCGAACATGCTCCGCAGCGCTTTAACGCTCATATGCTTGCCGATCTCCAGCATTATAAAATCACGGATGCCGATGAGGTAGGTCAGCGGCTTCCAAAACCGATACGGAGTCATGCCGCCGTCCAGTACGGCGCAGTCGATGCGTATCTTTCCGGCCGCAAGCATCCGTGCCGCGACAGCTCCGCCCATGGAACAGCCGTAAAGGCAGGTAATGCTTTCATGCCCGTGCTTTATAAGCCATGCCGCCGTTTCGTCGGCGATCCGTTCCACACCGGTAAAATCCGTTTTCGGCGCATCCGGATCAAAACCGGGCATTGCGGGAATAACGAGATGAAAGTCTTTTTCCAATATCGGCGTTACATAATTGAAAATATCCCACCGCGCGCCGAGCGGGTGAAACAAAATTAGAAGTTCTTTATTTCCCTTTCCGAATTCATGAACGGTCATTTTTGCCCCTTATGCGAGCGTCCCTCCGAAAGGGATTCCGAGCATTTTGCAAAACGCCCGATAATACGCTTTCGCCTTGTCGTCCGAAATACCGGTAACGAAAAACGATTCGTCCGGCACTTCCGAAAGAAAATCGGCGGCCGCGGTAAGAATATTTTCGCTTTTTTCTTTTTTCGAATTAATAAGATTGTCGTGTACTTCGATCGCACGGCGCGCAACGCCGTCGCGAGAATCGACGACGCTTACGTTTTTTCCCGCAGCCTTTTGCATGATATCCGCAAGGTGCGTAAAATGCGTACAGCCGAGTACGATCGTGTCGCAGCCTTTTTTCGCAAAATAATCGAGTGCGGGCATAACCGCACGCATCTTTTCGTTTTCGTCGGCGGTAACAAGCTTCCGTTCGATAAACGAAACGAGATCGGCATCTCCGCGCGAATATATCGTACAGCCGGACGCGAAACCTTTTTCGAGCTCGCGTATGTATGCGTCACGCACGGTCGCGTTCGTCGCAAGCAAACCGATTTTTTTATTTTTCGTCACCGAAGCGGCGAGCTTTATCGCAGGCACCGTACCGATAAACGGAACGAAAGGAAACCGTTCGCGAAGGGAGGCGAGAGCGGAAACGGAAATCGTATTGCACGCAACGACGATCGTTTCCGGACGCCACATATCGATGACGCGCGAAACGGCAGCCGTCGCGTATTCGATTATTTCGGGGACGGTTTTTTCTCCGTACGGAAAATGCACGGTATCGGCGAGGTAGGCGCAGGTCGCGTCGGGGGCGAGCCGTTTGAGCCGGAGCATATAGGGGATGCCGCCGGTACCCGAATCCAAAAACGCAAAATTCATAAAACGATACCGCCGAATAAACTGTTGAACGCATCGCGCGCTTTTGCCGCCTTATCGTCTGCCGTTGCAAAATCGGTGCGAGGTGAAAACGATGCGCAAAAATTAGCTCTCTCTTTGTCGGCGACAAGCTCTTCCACGGTTTCCCGGCAGTCGTAATGTGCGCCCGGTGAATAAAACGTACAGTTGCGGCAGACATGCAAATCGGCTCCGCAAAATTCGCATACCGACGTTCTGAATATTTTTTCGGAACTGCGTATCGCGCGCTTGCATTTCCAGCACATATAATCGATTGTAATCGTTTGACTAAACAAACGCAATAGCGTACGATAAAACCATGTTTACGCTGAACAAGTGCCTCGTTCACTCGTGCAAAAATCTTTCGCTTTCCGTTTTCAATAAAATAAACGACATAACCGAAGAGCGAGGATACTGTCTCAATCACACGCCCGATCCGGGACGCGCAAAAAAATCGATTTACGATTATATTACAACGCACGATACGATCGTCGGCTTAAATGCGTCAGGCATTATATTCCGCGACATCGATTTATCGAACAAACGATTTTACGGCTGCAATTTCCAGCACTGCACGTTTACCGATCTCCGTTCGGAAGGTTTGCGCGCCAAACTGTGCATGTTCGATTTTGCGACCTTCGCCGACTGCACGCTCACCGGATCCACCGTGCAGTTTACTTCGTTCGCCTGCTGTACGTTTTCGCACACGATATTCACCGGCAGCGACATGGTGCAAAACAATTTCAACGGCGTGCAGGCCTTCCAATCGTCGTTCGAC
This Treponema socranskii subsp. buccale DNA region includes the following protein-coding sequences:
- a CDS encoding alpha/beta fold hydrolase, which encodes MTVHEFGKGNKELLILFHPLGARWDIFNYVTPILEKDFHLVIPAMPGFDPDAPKTDFTGVERIADETAAWLIKHGHESITCLYGCSMGGAVAARMLAAGKIRIDCAVLDGGMTPYRFWKPLTYLIGIRDFIMLEIGKHMSVKALRSMFDPEKYTEEDLKYIKTAMNGMSAKTIWRSFYSCNNYSMPDPVPPVNCRIAYWYGSDEKKAREWDIAYIRKAFPHVQIVENAGMNHAEFFTLHPKEFCEELSAWIRLSDSSN
- the murI gene encoding glutamate racemase, with the translated sequence MNFAFLDSGTGGIPYMLRLKRLAPDATCAYLADTVHFPYGEKTVPEIIEYATAAVSRVIDMWRPETIVVACNTISVSALASLRERFPFVPFIGTVPAIKLAASVTKNKKIGLLATNATVRDAYIRELEKGFASGCTIYSRGDADLVSFIERKLVTADENEKMRAVMPALDYFAKKGCDTIVLGCTHFTHLADIMQKAAGKNVSVVDSRDGVARRAIEVHDNLINSKKEKSENILTAAADFLSEVPDESFFVTGISDDKAKAYYRAFCKMLGIPFGGTLA
- a CDS encoding pentapeptide repeat-containing protein, which translates into the protein MFTLNKCLVHSCKNLSLSVFNKINDITEERGYCLNHTPDPGRAKKSIYDYITTHDTIVGLNASGIIFRDIDLSNKRFYGCNFQHCTFTDLRSEGLRAKLCMFDFATFADCTLTGSTVQFTSFACCTFSHTIFTGSDMVQNNFNGVQAFQSSFDDSDLYNSRFIGARLVDTSLRNCNIKNTLFLECTCENVSMKMSNTREAVFDRKGSELFQGIESKNRVPV